A region of Culicoides brevitarsis isolate CSIRO-B50_1 chromosome 1, AGI_CSIRO_Cbre_v1, whole genome shotgun sequence DNA encodes the following proteins:
- the LOC134830570 gene encoding F-box only protein 42: MAHILQLPDEIIEYILDNLPPYRDLENCKEVCQRWFLLVENVFKHKKLSLNKGLLEYNLLWKTYCLGNRNPKLIPAPRYAHSSIVIGNFMYVFGGSSVGGAFNDLWSFNLSSREWSRPVSMGNYPNPKANSSLVRYRNTLILFGGWRQTSGNTHQPHLLFNELHCYDLEERRWTIKNFSYGPNPTAAHTATVHRDKMVVFGGFSRLENDVQGTTNEVWYLDLKTFVWRKPKILDKKPTARYGHFQVVIDDDTLMMMGGCGGPNNLFSDAWTLNMAGDVWKWEPITIKNKKFTANHMWCNPAAIIDQKLVIIGPTPAQPIDLKIPKQQLGVNRPIRMPNNLPPEVNGRPQQRISAENQRNELPPPANPPPASPPRVNSFNDEALRLQRSLCIRSSQQNSFDPTLPRRFNEPIIHGTIKMAAFNVEKNSQLPQQIQRERQLENLRRMEIKIQRERNNKRREEEASKKTKRPKTNCLAIFVCDFSGVSSAAASSSIEWMEYKNFGLFEGAPEKKICSSMVAGTGELILFGGLQRETTSETATNAIHFLTYPSTVL, translated from the exons ATGGCTCACATTCTGCAATTGCCCGACGAGATAATTGAGTACATTTTGGACAACTTGCCGCCTTATCGGGACTTGGAAAATTGCAAGGAGGTGTGCCAACGATGGTTTTTGCTCGTCGAGAATGtcttcaaacacaaaaaattgagtcTAAATAAGGGTCTGCTCGAGTACAATCTCCTGTGGAAGACTTATTGTCTCGGGAATCGCAATCCAAAGTTGATTCCAGCGCCGCGTTATGCTCATTCATCGATTGTGATAG gtaattttatgTACGTTTTCGGAGGTTCGAGTGTCGGAGGAGCCTTCAACGACTTGTGGTCTTTCAATTTATCGTCACGCGAATGGTCTCGCCCCGTTTCCATGGGCAATTACCCCAATCCAAAGGCAAATTCCTCGCTTGTGAGGTACCGAAACACGTTAATTTTGTTCGGGGGATGGCGTCAAACGAGCGGAAACACGCATCAGCCTCACTTGCTGTTCAACGAGTTGCATTGTTACGACCTGGAAGAGCGTCGATGGACAATAAAAAACTTCAGTTACGGTCCGAATCCGACAGCAGCACATACAGCAACGGTTCATCGTGATAAAATGGTTGTTTTTGGGGGTTTTAGTCGGTTGGAGAACGATGTGCAAGGCACGACAAACGAAGTTTGGTACTTGGATCTGAAGACTTTTGTCTGGCGGAAGCCCAAAATCCTCGATAAAAAGCCGACAGCACGTTACGGGCACTTTCAAGTTGTGATAGATGACGAtacgttgatgatgatgggcGGATGCGGCGGTCCAAATAACCTTTTTTCCGATGCATGGACCCTGAATATGGCGGGCGATGTGTGGAAATGGGAGCCAATTAcgatcaagaacaaaaaattcactgCCAATCACATGTGGTGCAATCCAGCGGCGATTATCGATCAAAAACTCGTGATAATTGGACCAACGCCGGCACAACCGATCGACTTGAAGATCCCCAAACAGCAGCTGGGGGTCAACAGACCCATTAGAATGCCGAATAATTTGCCTCCTGAAGTGAATGGAAGACCGCAACAACGAATTTCCGCGGAAAATCAACGAAATGAGCTTCCCCCGCCTGCGAATCCGCCTCCTGCGAGTCCGCCGCGTGTCAATAGTTTCAACGACGAAGCTCTCCGACTCCAACGAAGCTTGTGCATTCGCTCAAGTCAACAAAATTCCTTTGATCCGACGCTTCCGAGACGCTTTAATGAACCAATTATTCATGGAACCATCAAGATGGCAGCCTTtaatgtcgaaaaaaattcgcaaCTTCCGCAGCAGATCCAAAGGGAACGTCAACTCGAGAATTTGCGACGCATGGAAATCAAAATTCAGCGAGAACGGAACAATAAAAGGCGCGAAGAGGAGGCGAGTAAAAAGACAAAACGCCCGAAAACGAATTGTTTGgcgatttttgtgtgtgatttcTCGGGAGTTTCGTCCGCAGCAGCGTCAAGCAGCATCGAATGGatggaatataaaaattttggactttttgaGGGGGCGCCcgagaagaaaatttgcagCTCCATGGTTGCAGGTACGGGCGAATTGATACTTTTTGGGGGATTGCAACGCGAAACGACCTCGGAAACCGCCACAAATGCCATACACTTTCTCACATATCCATCAACGGTTCTCTAA